A single region of the Betta splendens chromosome 12, fBetSpl5.4, whole genome shotgun sequence genome encodes:
- the LOC114866805 gene encoding zinc finger and BTB domain-containing protein 6-like, whose protein sequence is MSGSSDTLQFHFSTHGDSILKKMNGLREDYRFCDVTLLLGGPRGSTYRPLHFHGHKVVLAASSDFLRDQFLLHDGQAELDVGVVPSVEVGERLLMSCYTGLLEVPLRELVSYLTAASALQMSQVVEKCAQAVSQYLSPTLALLKVERQSEEEHVHQAERSWPGPNLRNQEERVMVQASAGIQDPEEQGVVVIQSKPSVRQDTKLEGKGLREVREDGRVVRAKMESAEDAACCFNITESEESGGIQPVHTNKLSYQVHRIRGALRCKLCPPAARDQFKGTAIQHEDVADASRGQEDDTAEGHRDEEEMFTLASQLQECGEIMDSSLFCHSRAHLPKSHCPGEELADDAEGILAQRPYLCRKCDRVFQHLESYMGHLKEHRQYLCLVCGKGFSQKSNLTCHVGVHTGGKPFRCPLCHKTFSQKATLQDHFSLHTGEKPHKCGHCAVLFTHKPGLRRHLMEIHGKGSHQNVLEESVH, encoded by the exons ATGTCAGGTTCCTCTGACACGCTTCAGTTTCATTTCTCCACCCACGGCGACTCAATCCTCAAGAAAATGAATGGCCTGAGGGAGGATTACCGCTTCTGTGACGTCACTCTCCTCCTCGGGGGTCCGCGGGGTTCCACCTATCGGCCTCTGCACTTCCACGGCCACAAAGTGGTGCTCGCGGCGTCCTCGGACTTCCTGCGAGACCAGTTCCTGCTGCACGATGGCCAAGCGGAGCTGGACGTGGGTGTGGTTCCCAGTGTGGAGGTCGGCGAGAGACTGCTCATGTCCTGCTACACCGGGCTCCTGGAG GTTCCTCTGAGAGAGCTGGTGAGCTACCTGACTGCAGCCAGTGCCCTTCAGATGAGCCAGGTGGTGGAGAAATGTGCCCAGGCCGTGTCCCAGTACCTCAGTCCCACTCTGGCCTTACTGAAGGTGGAGAGACAATCAGAGGAAGAGCACGTCCACCAGGCGGAGAGGAGCTGGCCAGGCCCCAACTTAAGGAATCAGGAGGAAAGGGTCATGGTCCAGGCCAGCGCCGGCATCCAGGACCCTGAGGAACAGGGAGTGGTCGTGATTCAGTCCAAACCAAGCGTCAGGCAGGACACCAAATTGGAAGGCAAAGGACTGAGGGAGGTCAGAGAGGACGGGAGGGTGGTGAGAGCCAAGATGGAGTCGGCAGAGGATGCAGCGTGCTGCTTCAACATCACAGAGTCGGAGGAAAGTGGAGGCATCCAGCCCGTCCACACGAACAAGCTGTCCTATCAGGTTCACCGCATCCGGGGAGCGCTGAGATGCAAGCTGTGCCCGCCTGCAGCCAGAGACCAGTTTAAAGGGACGGCCATTCAGCACGAGGACGTGGCGGACGCCTCCCGGGGCCAAGAGGACGACACGGCAGAGGGGCACAGAGACGAGGAGGAAATGTTCACGCTGGCGTCTCAGCTGCAAGAATGTGGCGAGATAATGGACTCCAGCCTGTTCTGTCACTCCAGAGCGCATCTGCCAAAGAGCCATTGTCCTGGAGAGGAGCTGGCAGACGACGCAGAGGGAAtactggcccagaggccgtacCTGTGCAGGAAGTGTGACAGAGTCTTCCAGCACCTGGAGAGCTACATGGGGCATTTGAAGGAGCACAGGCAGTATCTGTGTCTGGTCTGCGGGAAGGGCTTTTCCCAGAAGAGCAACCTGACCTGCCACGTGGGCGTCCACACCGGCGGCAAGCCCTTCAGGTGCCCGCTGTGCCACAAGACGTTCTCCCAGAAGGCCACGCTGCAGGATCACTTCAGCCTGCACACGGGGGAGAAGCCGCACAAGTGCGGCCACTGCGCGGTGCTCTTCACGCACAAGCCGGGCCTCCGGCGCCACCTGATGGAAATACACGGGAAGGGCAGCCACCAAAACGTGCTGGAGGAGTCTGTGCACTGA